The following is a genomic window from Clostridium fungisolvens.
TTATTTGAGAGATTTAATGATTCAAAATATATAGATTACTTTAAGCAACTAGATGAAGAGTTAGTAAAAGATGTATTGGGTTGTTTCGCAAAAGTACTTTAGTATAGTTTTCTTAAGTAAAGATTTATGTTATCTACGGAAAGACTGATGTGCAAAAAATGAAATATATTTGCCTGTCAAGTTTTCTTCTTATCCATTTGAAAAGGCAGATACGTTAAAAAGTTCGCTGAAGAGAATCATTTCAGTGAACTTTTTTTTATTTACATAAATAGAAAATTAAAGAAGTTAAACTTAGATACGATAATAAAGAGTTGTTATACTAGAAGAGTATATATACATGCAGGAAAGCTGCTTAATCGGGAATTTATTTTTAAGGATTAATAAAGTTCTGAGAGTAAAATTTTAAAATATGAATTTGATAGAAATATATATTTTAATTAATAATTATGCTTCAAGATATTTGAATTTAAAATAAAACTTTATATATTATGTATAATTATGTAATTCTATATAATATTGTGTTATAATCTGTAAGTATGAAAATTTTGATGTTTTATCATAGTAAAGGATGAAGTATGGTGAGTTTATATTATTTTATAATAGTTATTGTTTCGTATGCGATTTTTTCAACGATATTCATGATCTACAATATAATAGAACCTAAAAAATATTTTGGATATATATCATTAAGTCATATTGTAGGGATATTCACTACAGTTGCAACTTTATATAGAGAAGTTTATCATAATTCAATAGCAAAAGGTTTATCTGTATTTTTCTTTCTAGCCTGTCATTTCATAATATACATAGGACTATTAGAATTTATGGGAAAAAGGATAAGAAAATCATATATTACTGCAATGTTTATAGTACTGATTATGGACCTAGTTGCTATTTATGATTTTAATATAGTTTCTGTTATTATACATAAGGTGCTTTTAATGTCCATTTACATATATATAGGAAAGAAATTTATTAAACATACAAATACAATAAGCAGGAGAGCTTTTGGGATAGTTGCTATATTTCTTTCATCATTCCAGATTATTTATTTTATAGCGAGTTTATTTTTAGACCTTCAAAGATTTAAGATAGATCTTGTGGCTTATTTGGTGCAAAGTTTCATATTATCTTTACTACTTATAGCAGTTACTATAGAAGAGTCAAGAAAGAATATGGATTTAAAGTTAATGGATCTGAAGAATCAGGTTGAAAATAAAAAGATTATGTTAGAAGAAGCTTATGAAGTAGATAAGCTTAAAAATGAGTTTATAGTAAATATATCACACGAGTTAAGGACACCTATAAATGTACTTTATAGTAGTATACAATTGATCGAACATACTGATATTAAAAATAATGAAGATAGTGTAAGAAATTATCTACTCAGTATGAAGGGTAATGTAAGAAGACTTATTAAGCTTGTAAATAACTTCATATATATAAGTGCTATTGATACAGGTTATATGAAATTAAAAATGGGCAACTACGATATAGTAGAGTTTATTGAATCTTTAACTTTGTCAACAGTTGATACTGCTAAGGATAAAAATGTAGAATTAGTATTTGATACCGAATTTGAAGAACATATGATAGCCTTTGATAGTGAAAAGTTAGAAAGAATTATGCTAAATCTGCTTTCAAATGCTTTTAAGTATACAAAAACGGATGGACACATTGAGGTAGTTTTATCTAAAGAAAATCAGTATATAGTTATAAGCGTAAAAGATGATGGTGAAGGAATACCTGAAGACATGCAAGATAAGATATTCGATAGATTTGTAAGAGGAAGTAGTTCTCTTGTAAGAGAAAACGAGGGAAGTGGCATAGGACTATCTTTGGTGAAGGAACTTGTAGAAATGCATGGCGGGAAGATTCTACTAGAAAGCAAAGTTAAAGAGGGAAGTACCTTCAAAGTATATTTACCTGATAAAGAAAAAAATGATTTAGCTATCAATTCAGTTGAAAGTCTAGTAAATAGCGAAAATAAAGATATAGAATTCTCTGACTTGCTTTAGTATGCAAAAAGACCACGAGTAAAATCGTGGTCTTTTTTGAGGTCAAAATTCTATTTTACAACTATATTAACTAAACGTCCTTTTATAACTATAACCTTAACGATTGTTTTATCAGCAGTAGCATTCTTTATTGCTTCATCTTCTAAAGAAGCAGCCTTAATTTGTTCATCATTAAAATCACTTGGGATAACTATTTTAGATTTTATCTTACCATTTACTTGTATAGCTATCTCTATTTCGTCTTTTACAAGAGCCTTAGGATCAAATGTTGGCCAAGAAGCATTAAATACAGAGAATTCATTGCCAAGTGATGCCCAGTTCTCTTCTACAAAATGAGGTGCAAATGGTGCTAAAAGCTTCAAATAATCATCTAATACTTCCTTTAGGAAAGTAGGATTTATAGTGCTTTCTTGAGTATACTTAGATAAAGCATTGATAAATTCCATCATTCTTGCTATAGCTGTATTGAATTGCATCTTTTCAGTATCATCAGAAACAGCTCTTATTGAATTATGTCTCCAGAAGTTAAGTTCTTTTTCAGCCTTATCAATTGTTGATTTAGTATTCTTACCTGAATCAATAAGCTCTTTTGAAGTCTCTATTATTCTTTCGATTCTTTCAACAAATCTGTGAACCGATTTTATACCATCGTCACTCCATGCGCCACCTTCTGTATAAGCAAAACCAAACATTAGGTACATTCTAAATACATCTGCACCGTATTTTGAGATATAATCATCAGGAGATATTGTATTTCCTTTTGATTTACTCATTTTTAGTCCATCTGGTCCAAGGATTAAGCCTTGATGAGTTAAGGATTTAAATGGTTCGTCAAAGTTAACGTAGCCCATATCTCTTAATGCTTTAGTTATAAATCTTGCGTATAGTAAGTGCATGCAAGCATGTTCAGGTCCACCTACATATTTGTCTACAGGAAGTATCTTGTTGATCGTTTCAGTATCAAAAGGTTTCTCTGTATTTTTGTTATCTGGGTATCTTAAATAATACCAAGAAGAACAAATGAAGGTATCAAGAGTATCTGCTTCACGTTTTGCAGGTCCACCGCAGCAAGGGCAAGTAGTGTTCATAAATTCTTCACTCTTAGCTAGAGGTGATTTTCCATCTGGAGTGAACTTAACATCATATGGAAGCTCTACTGGAAGATCTTTTTCTGGTACTGGAACTGTTCCACATTTTTCACAATAAACTATTGGAATTGGAGTTCCCCAATATCTTTGTCTTGATACTAGCCAGTCTCTAAGTCTAAAGTTTACTTTTTGCTCTCCAAGATTACTTTCAGCTAGTTTTTCAACAACCTTAACCTTTGCTTCTTCAGTTGTTAAACCGTCAAACTCTCCACTGTTAACAAGTACACCATATTCAGTATATGGAAGTTCATCATTTCCACCATTTTTAGCTGCTATCACTCTTTCTATAGGAAGCTCATACTTAGATGCGAAAGAATAATCTCTATCATCATGAGCTGGTACTGCCATTACTGCACCTGTACCGTAAGTTGCAAGTACATAGTCACCTACCCAAATTGGAACTTCTCTGTTGTTTATAGGATTTATAGCATAAGAACCAGTGAATACACCAGTTTTTTCTCTTGTTATAGATTGTCTTTCTATATCTGATTGCTTTTTAGCTTCTTCTTTATAGTTTTCCACGTCGCCTTTGAATTCATCCTTAGTGATATCGTCAACTAATGGATTTTCCGGTGCTAATACAACATAAGTTACTCCGTTTAGGGTATCTACTCTAGTTGTGAATACATCAAATTTAATATCTGAGTCTTTCACTTTGAAGGTAACCTCTGCACCAGTTGATCTTCCAATCCAATGTTTTTGCATGGATACTGTCTTTTCTGGCCAATCAAGTGTATCAAGCTTTTCAAGTAATTCATCAGCATAATCAGTTATCTTAAAGAACCATTGAGTTAAGTCTTTTTTTGTAACTTCAGTTGAGCATCTTTCACAAGCACCATCAACTACTTGTTCATTTGCAAGAACAGTATTACATGAAGGACACCAGTTTACTGGAGCTTTCTTTCTATAAGCTAAACCTTTTTCATACAACTTTAAGAACAACCATTGTGACCACTTGTAGTAGTCTGGTGAACAAGTTATAACTTCGTTATCCCAGTTGAACATTGCACCCATAGCTTTAAGCTGTTGTTCCATTGTTTCAATGTTATTATAAGTAGAATCCTTAGGATGAATTCCAGTTTTTATAGCGTAGTTTTCTGCTGGAAGACCGAAGGCATCAAAACCCATTGGCTGGAACACATTGTAGCCCTGCATCTTTTTAAATCTTGCCCAAGAATCAACTGGTCCATAGTTAAACCAGTGACCAGCATGAAGCTGACTTCCTGATGGATATGAGAACATTTCAAGCACATAAAGCTTTTTATCTAAATTCTCTTTATCAAATTTATATAGATTAGTTTCTTCCCACTTTTTTTGCCATTTTTTATCTACGGCAGTACTGTATTTTCCCATTACTTTTCCTCCCTTAATGCTTACTAAAATATTAATAATTAAATGTTCTAGTAAATTTTTATATAAAATGAAAAATCGCTAAAGCAACTTTCTTTAGAGATTTTTTTGCGCATCTGCCTTTTCTTAAGCGTATGTGCAAAATCTTACAGGCGACATATTCTTCTTTTTTTTTATTCTTTAACTTATACTATGTCTTAAGTCTGTTTGTATAATTATCAATAGATATAATTTCTTAAAGAATAAAAAAAGCCCTTCGTCTCCAAAAGAGACGAAAGGCATGATCCGCGGTACCACTCTTATTAGATCAGTGAATAATAAAATATTCATTGATCTCACTTAATTTTATAACGGAAAATCCGTACCTGATTTTCTTCAGGTATGCTCCATGGCGAGTTCATATTGTTGAAACACTGTGTCGCACCATCCCACAGCTCTCTGAAGATTCTAAAATACTACTATTCCAATTCACAGCTTTAATTATTATATTTATTTACATGATATTATATATTATACGAAAAGTTACAGTCAATAGCAAATAATAAAATTTATAATATAAGTATTTAATTCTAATAGCTTGCGCATTTAACATCTCATGTATAGTCAATTAATTTCAACAATTTTTTTAAGCATAGCCCTAAAATAGAACTATAATTAAAATCTTTGTATCACATGAAAATCACATATTTACTTGATATTGATTCAACAATTATTTTATATAATTCTAAATGTAAGCAAAACAAAATATTAGTTACTAAAACTTTAGATGTAATTTATATATGCTGGTATATCTTCCCCCCTTTTTAGATACTATCAGCATATAGAATTTTTCTAAGAAAGGTGCTAAAGATTTATTATTCGTGGATTAATTATAGTTTTAATTTTTGATAATAGTTGATAACATTTGACAAAATTTATAGTATAATTATTAATAAAGGTATAGTAAATTCAAGATGAAAATTATTGCAGGTTTTATTTCTATTATACTGCTTGTAGAATTTTACTAGGCATGCTTATAAGATTGAAGAACAAAAGATGTGTTTTTATAAAAATGAAATTGTTTTCAAAGCCTTTATATTTATTATGGCAAAAGAGGACAAGTATATAAGCATTGAGATAAAGCACGTCTCTATTAAAAACATTTAAGGGAGTGGGTAAGGGTGAAATTGTTAAACAGGATGAAATTATGGCAAAAGATGAGTGTACTTACGGTTAGTTTTTTAGTCTTTATTGGACTTATGGGAGGAGCTTCTATACTTAGATTATCAGATTTGAACTCAAAGATAATTGAGCTTAATGATGAAAGACTTACACCAATAGTACAATTAGAGGATATTAAAACAGGTATTGATTCAATAAAATACGATACTAATACACTTATGGATGAAACTGATACTAGTACAATAGCTAATACAAAAGCTACTATAGCAACAGAAGTTGCATCAGTAACAAAAGCATTAGATAAACATAAATCAGATCCTGAGTTTAAAACATTGCTTGCTGACTTTAACTCTTTCTTACAAGCTAAGGATGCCTTTATAAATAATGCTGAAGAAAGAGCTAATGAGAAAGCACAAGGTGTACAAGGTCAACCAGGACAACCAGGGCAACAAGGACCACCAGCAGCTGTATCAAACTTTGACTCAATGAAGAATACCTTAACAAAGGATTTCAATAAGATAATAGATAAACATGTAGCGGAAGCAAAAACTACATATGACAGTAGTAAAGTTACTTATACAACTACTAGATTGGCTTTATTTGGGCTAATAGCTATTTGTGCTTTAGTTTCAATTGTATTATCTCTTATTATAATAAGAGCTGTGGTTGTGCCTGTAAGAAGAGTTACTTCAAAGCTTAAAGAAATTAATGAAAGCAATGGTGATTTAACTCAAAGAATAAATTATAACAGTAATGATGAAGTTGGAGAATTAAGCAAAAACTTCGACAAGTTTATGGATAAATTACAAACAATAATTAGAGAAGTTGCAGTATCTGCAGATACTATATCTTCTTCAAGTGATCAACTTAATGCATCAACTGCTACTTCTACCGAAAGTCTTGAAGAAATATCAAAAACGGTTATGGAGATATCAGCTTCAACTTCAGATGGAGCTGCCGCTGCTGAACAAACAACTGCTAGTCTTATAGAAGCTGCAAGTTTCTCTGAATCTACAGCAGTAGCGAGTAAGAATACGACAAACAACGGAAGAAAAGCAAAAGAAGCTGCAGAAAATGGTGAACTAAAAGTAAATGAAATAGTAGAATCAATAACAGAAATTGCAGAATCATCTAAGGAAGTTTCATCAATAATTAATGATCTTGATGTTTCCTCAAAGAAAATTGGTGATATTATAAAGATAATAACTTCAATATCAGAACAAACAAATCTTTTAGCTTTGAATGCAGCTATTGAAGCAGCAAGAGCTGGTGAGGCTGGAAGAGGCTTTAACGTAGTATCTGATGAGATAAGAAAGCTTGCTGACGAAAGTAACAATGCAGCTAAGGAAATCGCTGAGTTGGTTAAAGAGAATCAGATTAAATCTGCTACTGCAGTTCAATCAGTAAGTCAAGTTGAGGATAAGGTAGCTCTTGGAGTTTCTAAGGCTTCTGAGGTTAGAGAAACTATACAAAATATAATAGATAGTATTCAAAATATAGCAGCTCAGATTGAGCAAATTGATGATGCTAATGAACAACAAGCAAGAAGTACTAAGGAAATAGAAAGAGCTATAGGAAATATTGCTTCAACATCAAATGAAATAGCAGGAAGAACTGAAAATATGAGTGCTAGCGTACAAGAACAGCTTAGTGCTATGTCTGAAATAGAAAGAACTACAGATGAGTTATTTGAAATGTCTAAAAAGCTTAAAGAAATAACATCTGGATTTAGAGT
Proteins encoded in this region:
- a CDS encoding sensor histidine kinase — protein: MSLYYFIIVIVSYAIFSTIFMIYNIIEPKKYFGYISLSHIVGIFTTVATLYREVYHNSIAKGLSVFFFLACHFIIYIGLLEFMGKRIRKSYITAMFIVLIMDLVAIYDFNIVSVIIHKVLLMSIYIYIGKKFIKHTNTISRRAFGIVAIFLSSFQIIYFIASLFLDLQRFKIDLVAYLVQSFILSLLLIAVTIEESRKNMDLKLMDLKNQVENKKIMLEEAYEVDKLKNEFIVNISHELRTPINVLYSSIQLIEHTDIKNNEDSVRNYLLSMKGNVRRLIKLVNNFIYISAIDTGYMKLKMGNYDIVEFIESLTLSTVDTAKDKNVELVFDTEFEEHMIAFDSEKLERIMLNLLSNAFKYTKTDGHIEVVLSKENQYIVISVKDDGEGIPEDMQDKIFDRFVRGSSSLVRENEGSGIGLSLVKELVEMHGGKILLESKVKEGSTFKVYLPDKEKNDLAINSVESLVNSENKDIEFSDLL
- the leuS gene encoding leucine--tRNA ligase, producing MGKYSTAVDKKWQKKWEETNLYKFDKENLDKKLYVLEMFSYPSGSQLHAGHWFNYGPVDSWARFKKMQGYNVFQPMGFDAFGLPAENYAIKTGIHPKDSTYNNIETMEQQLKAMGAMFNWDNEVITCSPDYYKWSQWLFLKLYEKGLAYRKKAPVNWCPSCNTVLANEQVVDGACERCSTEVTKKDLTQWFFKITDYADELLEKLDTLDWPEKTVSMQKHWIGRSTGAEVTFKVKDSDIKFDVFTTRVDTLNGVTYVVLAPENPLVDDITKDEFKGDVENYKEEAKKQSDIERQSITREKTGVFTGSYAINPINNREVPIWVGDYVLATYGTGAVMAVPAHDDRDYSFASKYELPIERVIAAKNGGNDELPYTEYGVLVNSGEFDGLTTEEAKVKVVEKLAESNLGEQKVNFRLRDWLVSRQRYWGTPIPIVYCEKCGTVPVPEKDLPVELPYDVKFTPDGKSPLAKSEEFMNTTCPCCGGPAKREADTLDTFICSSWYYLRYPDNKNTEKPFDTETINKILPVDKYVGGPEHACMHLLYARFITKALRDMGYVNFDEPFKSLTHQGLILGPDGLKMSKSKGNTISPDDYISKYGADVFRMYLMFGFAYTEGGAWSDDGIKSVHRFVERIERIIETSKELIDSGKNTKSTIDKAEKELNFWRHNSIRAVSDDTEKMQFNTAIARMMEFINALSKYTQESTINPTFLKEVLDDYLKLLAPFAPHFVEENWASLGNEFSVFNASWPTFDPKALVKDEIEIAIQVNGKIKSKIVIPSDFNDEQIKAASLEDEAIKNATADKTIVKVIVIKGRLVNIVVK
- a CDS encoding methyl-accepting chemotaxis protein: MKLLNRMKLWQKMSVLTVSFLVFIGLMGGASILRLSDLNSKIIELNDERLTPIVQLEDIKTGIDSIKYDTNTLMDETDTSTIANTKATIATEVASVTKALDKHKSDPEFKTLLADFNSFLQAKDAFINNAEERANEKAQGVQGQPGQPGQQGPPAAVSNFDSMKNTLTKDFNKIIDKHVAEAKTTYDSSKVTYTTTRLALFGLIAICALVSIVLSLIIIRAVVVPVRRVTSKLKEINESNGDLTQRINYNSNDEVGELSKNFDKFMDKLQTIIREVAVSADTISSSSDQLNASTATSTESLEEISKTVMEISASTSDGAAAAEQTTASLIEAASFSESTAVASKNTTNNGRKAKEAAENGELKVNEIVESITEIAESSKEVSSIINDLDVSSKKIGDIIKIITSISEQTNLLALNAAIEAARAGEAGRGFNVVSDEIRKLADESNNAAKEIAELVKENQIKSATAVQSVSQVEDKVALGVSKASEVRETIQNIIDSIQNIAAQIEQIDDANEQQARSTKEIERAIGNIASTSNEIAGRTENMSASVQEQLSAMSEIERTTDELFEMSKKLKEITSGFRV